In Halalkalicoccus subterraneus, a single window of DNA contains:
- a CDS encoding ribosome biogenesis/translation initiation ATPase RLI, whose translation ELQRVAIAACLARDADFYFLDEITPYLDIGQRVTVARIVRELAAEGDRSMLVVEHDLAILDLLCDNLHVAYGEPGAYGVITSPKSVRNGINEYLAGYLDNENMRIRPEAIGFEQHAPRTVGRADPLVEYPAMSKSYGAEAFSLEVESGTIREEEVLGIVGPNGIGKSTFAKLVAGKLAPDEGEFDTDLEVAYKPQYIEIDQPMRVDVFLSSITDEFGSSHWNTEIANPLQLSRIMEQNLDDLSGGERQRVAIAACLSKDADLFLLDEPSAHLDVEQRVLATRAIRRYAETQDATVMVVDHDIYMMDLLADRLLVFDGEPAHHGHASQPQGMRDGMNEFLANLDVTFRRDERTGRPRINKPDSQLDRQQKKQGEYYYAP comes from the coding sequence GAGCTTCAACGGGTGGCGATCGCGGCGTGTCTGGCGCGGGACGCCGACTTCTACTTCCTCGACGAGATCACGCCGTATCTCGACATCGGTCAGCGGGTCACCGTCGCCCGCATCGTCCGCGAACTCGCCGCTGAGGGCGACCGATCCATGTTGGTGGTCGAACACGATTTGGCCATTCTGGACCTGCTGTGTGACAACCTTCACGTCGCCTACGGTGAGCCCGGCGCCTACGGTGTCATCACCTCGCCGAAATCGGTGAGGAACGGGATCAACGAGTACCTCGCGGGTTATCTCGACAACGAGAACATGCGGATTCGCCCCGAGGCCATCGGGTTCGAACAGCACGCCCCCCGCACTGTGGGCCGTGCGGACCCGCTGGTCGAGTATCCCGCGATGAGCAAATCCTACGGCGCCGAGGCCTTCTCCTTGGAGGTCGAAAGCGGCACGATCCGCGAGGAGGAAGTACTCGGTATCGTCGGGCCGAACGGGATCGGGAAGTCGACCTTTGCGAAACTCGTCGCCGGCAAACTCGCGCCGGACGAGGGCGAGTTCGACACGGATCTCGAAGTCGCCTACAAACCCCAGTACATCGAGATCGACCAGCCGATGCGCGTCGACGTCTTCCTCTCCTCGATCACTGACGAGTTCGGCTCCTCCCATTGGAACACCGAGATCGCGAACCCCCTCCAGCTCTCACGGATCATGGAGCAGAACCTCGACGACCTCTCGGGCGGGGAGCGCCAGCGAGTCGCCATCGCAGCCTGTCTCTCGAAGGACGCGGACCTGTTCCTGCTCGACGAGCCCTCCGCCCATCTCGACGTCGAACAGCGGGTGCTCGCGACGCGCGCGATCCGCCGGTACGCCGAGACCCAGGACGCGACGGTCATGGTGGTCGACCACGACATCTACATGATGGATCTCCTCGCGGATCGCCTACTGGTGTTCGACGGCGAGCCGGCCCACCACGGCCACGCGAGCCAGCCCCAGGGGATGCGCGACGGGATGAACGAGTTCCTCGCGAACCTCGACGTCACCTTCCGCCGGGACGAACGCACGGGCCGCCCGCGGATCAACAAGCCCGACAGTCAGCTGGATCGCCAGCAGAAGAAACAGGGCGAGTACTACTACGCGCCCTGA
- a CDS encoding universal stress protein — MIARVLVGMGGSEMAERALGFALEAYPDAEITVLTVVGVPSGLMGEAAGLALAEDPPQAAAEHAKPVFERAREIAADHDREIDTAVALGGPARAIVERAEEFDVVVVGSHGRALSSRLLLGNVAETVTHRSPVPVTVVR, encoded by the coding sequence ATGATTGCCCGCGTTCTCGTCGGGATGGGCGGCTCGGAGATGGCCGAACGAGCGCTCGGATTCGCCCTCGAGGCCTATCCCGACGCCGAGATAACGGTTCTGACGGTCGTCGGTGTCCCGAGCGGACTCATGGGCGAGGCCGCCGGGCTGGCGCTCGCCGAGGACCCCCCACAAGCGGCCGCGGAACACGCGAAGCCGGTCTTCGAGCGCGCCCGCGAGATCGCGGCCGATCACGACCGCGAGATCGATACCGCGGTCGCGCTAGGGGGCCCAGCACGTGCGATCGTCGAGCGTGCCGAGGAGTTCGACGTCGTCGTGGTCGGGAGCCACGGCCGGGCCCTCTCTTCGCGACTGCTGCTCGGTAACGTCGCAGAAACCGTCACCCATCGCTCGCCGGTTCCGGTCACGGTCGTGCGCTGA
- a CDS encoding SDR family NAD(P)-dependent oxidoreductase, giving the protein MSVLDAFDCSERTAVVTGASRGIGRAIALALAEAGADVVPAARSEGSLETVVEEIEQRGGESLVQPTDVTDEAEVRTLFERVDDDVGSPDVLVNNAGINPEDALGTPEAVEMAGYDRTLDVNLRGAFLCAKVAGDGSVGSVVNVASVGGLVGLPRQHPYVASKHGLVGLTKSMALDWAPETRVNAVAPGYVATELTREAMENEGLKESLLSRTPLERFAEPEEIAAPVVFLASEAASYVTGACLGVDGGWTAR; this is encoded by the coding sequence ATGTCAGTTCTCGACGCCTTCGACTGCTCTGAGAGAACCGCCGTCGTCACCGGAGCGAGCCGCGGAATCGGCCGGGCGATCGCGTTGGCGCTCGCGGAGGCGGGCGCGGACGTGGTCCCCGCGGCCCGTTCGGAGGGATCGCTCGAAACCGTCGTCGAGGAGATCGAGCAGCGCGGCGGCGAGTCGCTCGTTCAGCCCACCGACGTCACTGATGAGGCCGAGGTCCGGACGCTGTTCGAGCGGGTCGACGATGACGTGGGCTCGCCCGACGTCCTCGTGAACAACGCCGGGATCAACCCCGAGGACGCGCTCGGCACGCCCGAAGCCGTCGAAATGGCCGGTTACGACCGGACCCTCGACGTGAACCTCCGTGGGGCGTTCCTGTGTGCGAAGGTCGCCGGCGACGGCTCGGTGGGCTCGGTCGTCAACGTCGCGAGCGTCGGCGGGCTCGTCGGGTTGCCGCGCCAACACCCCTACGTCGCCTCGAAACACGGGCTCGTGGGACTCACCAAGAGCATGGCGCTCGATTGGGCGCCCGAGACGAGAGTCAACGCGGTCGCGCCGGGCTATGTCGCGACCGAACTGACGAGGGAAGCGATGGAAAACGAGGGGCTCAAGGAGTCGTTGCTCTCGCGAACCCCCTTAGAACGATTCGCCGAACCCGAGGAGATCGCCGCGCCGGTCGTCTTCCTCGCGAGCGAGGCCGCGAGCTACGTTACGGGCGCGTGTCTCGGCGTCGACGGGGGCTGGACGGCTCGTTGA
- a CDS encoding DUF7522 family protein: MALPDETTDELLSACRTTVGDELRSLTYFTPEEYDHLYLREDLERGDDPEAFVENERQGFSSQRTYEWSELGDYEYTIRVFEFGHLVRVIGDEEGVYVTTGDLTMDRFGELVEAVQSILRGE; encoded by the coding sequence ATGGCGCTTCCTGACGAGACGACCGACGAGCTGCTCTCGGCGTGTCGGACGACGGTGGGCGACGAACTACGCAGCCTCACGTACTTCACGCCCGAGGAATACGACCATCTCTACCTACGCGAGGACCTCGAACGCGGTGACGACCCGGAGGCGTTCGTCGAAAACGAGCGCCAGGGGTTCTCCAGTCAGCGCACCTACGAGTGGTCGGAGCTCGGCGACTACGAATACACGATCCGCGTCTTCGAGTTCGGCCACCTGGTTCGGGTGATCGGCGACGAGGAGGGCGTTTACGTCACCACCGGCGACCTCACGATGGACCGCTTCGGCGAACTCGTCGAGGCGGTCCAGAGCATCCTGCGCGGGGAGTGA
- a CDS encoding archaemetzincin family Zn-dependent metalloprotease, which yields MHVDIVPVGELSAAVKREASSGLRSVYDCDVTLHDEQSIPAGAYDEKRNQHRAEEFIELAGRIGSGEKNIAITAKDLFYRRRNYVFGLAYLDGNGSVISTYRLQTSSDGGFSEKNASEIFGDRVRKEVVHEIGHTMGLEHCDNNRCVMNFSPTVREVDIKEQNLCGTCQRSVL from the coding sequence ATGCATGTCGACATCGTGCCGGTCGGGGAGCTTTCGGCGGCGGTCAAACGGGAGGCCTCGTCGGGGCTGCGGTCGGTGTACGACTGCGACGTGACGCTCCACGACGAGCAGTCGATCCCCGCCGGCGCGTACGACGAGAAGCGAAACCAACACCGCGCCGAGGAGTTCATCGAACTCGCGGGCCGGATCGGAAGCGGCGAGAAGAACATCGCCATCACCGCAAAGGACCTCTTCTACCGGCGGCGCAACTACGTGTTTGGCTTGGCGTATCTCGACGGAAACGGTAGCGTGATTTCTACCTATCGCCTCCAGACCTCGAGCGACGGCGGGTTCTCCGAGAAGAACGCGAGCGAGATCTTCGGCGATAGGGTTCGCAAGGAAGTCGTCCACGAGATCGGCCACACGATGGGGCTCGAACATTGCGACAACAACCGCTGTGTGATGAACTTCTCGCCCACCGTGCGGGAGGTCGATATCAAGGAGCAGAACCTCTGTGGAACCTGTCAACGGAGCGTTCTCTGA
- a CDS encoding UPF0146 family protein, whose protein sequence is MKPVRDALADELARYDPLVEIGIGRRPAVARALVDRGCRVTATDVHPRETPDGVRFILDDVVDPDYAIYADAGALYALNCPPELHRPARDLARRVGAAFLFTTLGGDGPAVPVSRRTLPSETLFVAQR, encoded by the coding sequence ATGAAACCCGTACGCGACGCGCTCGCCGACGAACTCGCGAGATACGATCCGCTCGTCGAGATCGGGATCGGCCGGCGGCCCGCCGTCGCGCGCGCGCTCGTCGACCGCGGGTGTCGGGTCACCGCGACCGACGTCCACCCTCGTGAGACGCCCGACGGCGTCCGGTTCATTCTCGACGACGTCGTCGATCCCGACTACGCGATCTACGCCGACGCGGGGGCGCTCTACGCGCTCAACTGCCCGCCCGAACTCCACCGCCCGGCCCGCGACCTCGCCCGGCGAGTCGGCGCGGCGTTCCTCTTTACGACCCTCGGTGGCGATGGGCCGGCGGTCCCGGTCTCGCGGCGAACCCTACCCAGTGAAACGCTGTTCGTCGCACAACGGTAG
- a CDS encoding TIGR01548 family HAD-type hydrolase, translated as MHADCVVLDVDGVLVDVADSYRRAIVDSVERVYDDTIEKEGIQAFKDAGGFNNDWELTYAAALYVLARQEGYAESIETFTDRIADRGGGLEAAKTVVEATLSAEAAERVVGRWDRERLRDVFQWLYLGSDLYCDLEGEPPGGVPADHSGFIHDEPVVLDGTTREWLADRSVGVLTGRPAAEAEIALSRVDLAIPEGHRFTMDDWEEGKPHPRALVTLAERFDARSVVFVGDTLDDVRTARNAAEADSAREYHGIGVLTGGLTGDRGREKYEDEGAAAVLDSVNDLPELLE; from the coding sequence ATGCACGCAGACTGCGTCGTCCTCGACGTCGACGGGGTACTCGTCGACGTCGCCGACTCCTACCGGCGGGCGATCGTCGACTCGGTCGAGCGGGTCTACGACGACACCATCGAGAAGGAAGGGATTCAGGCGTTCAAGGACGCCGGCGGGTTCAACAACGACTGGGAGCTGACCTACGCCGCGGCGCTGTACGTTCTCGCCCGCCAGGAGGGCTACGCCGAGTCGATCGAGACGTTCACCGACCGGATCGCCGACCGGGGCGGTGGCCTCGAAGCGGCGAAGACGGTCGTCGAGGCAACGCTTTCGGCGGAGGCCGCCGAGCGCGTCGTCGGCCGGTGGGACCGCGAGCGCCTGCGGGACGTCTTCCAGTGGCTCTACCTCGGTAGCGACCTCTACTGCGACCTCGAAGGCGAACCCCCGGGGGGCGTTCCCGCCGATCACTCAGGATTCATCCACGACGAGCCGGTGGTGCTCGACGGCACTACTCGCGAGTGGCTCGCCGACCGGTCGGTCGGCGTCTTGACTGGGCGCCCCGCGGCCGAGGCCGAGATCGCCCTTTCGAGGGTGGACCTCGCGATCCCCGAGGGACACCGATTCACGATGGACGACTGGGAGGAGGGCAAACCCCATCCCCGCGCGCTCGTGACCCTCGCCGAGCGGTTCGACGCACGGTCGGTCGTCTTCGTCGGCGACACGTTGGACGACGTGCGCACGGCACGAAACGCCGCCGAGGCCGATTCGGCGAGGGAGTACCACGGTATCGGCGTCCTCACGGGGGGGCTGACCGGCGACCGCGGGAGGGAGAAATACGAGGATGAGGGTGCGGCAGCGGTGCTCGACTCGGTCAACGACCTGCCGGAGCTGCTGGAGTGA
- the npdG gene encoding NADPH-dependent F420 reductase, with product MRIALCGGTGDIGEGLALRFAYDTDHEVLIGSRDPEKARTKAEEYETDLDGRGTGTTIKGFENAMAADRADVVVLAVPPYHVRDTVGSIADRLDSETILVSPAVGMQRDESGLHYNRPSAGSVTEMVAETAPEDVPVVGAFHSLSAGKLANLDVELDEDTLLVGDDEDALDVVRPLADGIEGLRALSAGSLENAAEVESLTPLLINLAANNDLHDVGVRFE from the coding sequence ATGCGAATCGCACTCTGTGGCGGCACCGGCGACATCGGTGAAGGGCTTGCGCTCCGCTTCGCCTACGACACCGACCACGAGGTCCTGATCGGCTCTCGGGACCCCGAGAAAGCGCGGACGAAAGCCGAGGAGTACGAGACCGACCTCGACGGTCGAGGAACCGGGACGACGATCAAGGGCTTCGAAAACGCGATGGCCGCCGACCGGGCCGACGTGGTCGTGCTGGCGGTCCCGCCGTACCACGTCCGCGACACTGTTGGGTCGATCGCCGATCGCCTCGATTCCGAGACGATCCTCGTCAGTCCCGCCGTCGGAATGCAACGCGACGAGTCGGGCCTTCACTACAACCGCCCATCGGCGGGCAGCGTCACCGAAATGGTCGCCGAAACCGCCCCCGAGGACGTCCCCGTCGTCGGGGCGTTTCACAGCCTCTCGGCCGGCAAACTCGCGAACCTCGACGTCGAACTCGACGAGGACACGCTGCTCGTGGGCGACGACGAGGACGCCCTCGATGTCGTTCGACCACTTGCGGACGGGATCGAGGGGCTCCGGGCGCTCTCGGCGGGGTCGCTCGAAAACGCCGCGGAGGTCGAATCGCTGACGCCGCTGTTGATCAACCTCGCGGCGAACAACGACCTGCACGACGTCGGAGTTCGCTTCGAATAA
- a CDS encoding thioredoxin family protein translates to MAVTLKDFYADWCGPCKTQDPILEDLEEDWEGRFDVEKVNVDEDQETANEYQVRSLPTLIVENDDGVVERFVGVTQRNDIETALEEAGA, encoded by the coding sequence ATGGCTGTAACCCTGAAAGACTTCTATGCCGATTGGTGTGGACCGTGTAAGACCCAGGACCCGATCCTCGAAGACCTCGAGGAGGACTGGGAGGGCCGGTTCGACGTTGAGAAGGTCAACGTCGACGAGGACCAGGAGACCGCAAACGAGTACCAGGTCCGCTCGCTGCCGACCCTGATCGTCGAGAACGACGACGGCGTCGTCGAGCGCTTCGTCGGCGTCACCCAGCGAAACGACATCGAGACCGCCCTCGAAGAAGCGGGCGCATAA
- a CDS encoding preprotein translocase subunit Sec61beta translates to MSSGQNSGGLMSSAGLVRYFDSEDRNAITLDPKTVLAFCVVFGIFIQVLNVVA, encoded by the coding sequence ATGAGCAGCGGACAGAACAGCGGCGGGCTGATGAGTAGCGCCGGACTGGTCCGGTATTTCGACTCCGAGGACCGCAACGCGATCACGCTCGACCCGAAGACGGTGTTGGCCTTCTGTGTCGTCTTCGGGATCTTCATCCAGGTTCTGAACGTCGTGGCGTGA
- the pdxT gene encoding pyridoxal 5'-phosphate synthase glutaminase subunit PdxT has product MTLVAGVLAVQGNVSEHVRATERAADSSSDPIEIREIRSAGTLPDCDLLLAPGGESTAIARLVHEGGIAPEIRAHVTAGKPVLATCAGMILLGRGNDDRVETLDLLDVVVERNAFGRQRDSFETALEVAGLDEPFPAVFIRAPAVTDSGDCEVLARVDGRPVAVRQGPIVATAFHPELTDDRRVHRLALFESTRVTQ; this is encoded by the coding sequence ATGACGCTCGTCGCTGGCGTCCTCGCCGTCCAGGGCAACGTCTCCGAACACGTCCGCGCCACAGAACGTGCCGCCGATTCTTCCTCCGACCCCATCGAAATCCGCGAGATCCGGTCCGCAGGGACGCTTCCCGACTGCGATCTCCTCCTCGCACCCGGTGGGGAGTCCACGGCGATCGCCCGACTCGTCCATGAGGGGGGGATCGCCCCGGAGATCCGCGCACACGTTACGGCCGGAAAACCAGTGCTCGCGACCTGTGCGGGGATGATCCTTCTGGGACGGGGTAACGACGACCGGGTCGAGACGCTCGATCTGCTCGACGTCGTCGTGGAGCGAAACGCCTTCGGCCGCCAGCGCGACAGCTTCGAGACCGCCCTCGAGGTCGCGGGCCTCGACGAGCCGTTTCCCGCGGTGTTCATCCGCGCGCCTGCCGTCACGGATTCGGGGGACTGTGAGGTGCTTGCGCGCGTCGACGGCCGGCCGGTCGCCGTCCGCCAGGGCCCGATCGTCGCCACCGCCTTTCATCCGGAACTCACCGACGACCGGCGGGTTCACCGACTCGCCCTCTTCGAGTCGACGCGGGTCACACAGTAG
- a CDS encoding bifunctional nuclease family protein, whose translation MNASIDAVRVAGTPDGPVPVVVLAVNDEPEVLPIFIGFEEANSIAHGMDAYDIGRPLTHDLLLDVMEELGGRVERVEISEISDEGTYVADLHVQGPRKSLVVDARPSDSLALAARTNAPIEVASEVFEQGRQNAEQFEELADIREVGELMGEEP comes from the coding sequence ATGAACGCCAGTATCGACGCCGTGCGTGTCGCTGGCACGCCCGACGGACCGGTCCCCGTCGTCGTTCTCGCCGTCAACGACGAACCGGAGGTCCTGCCCATTTTTATCGGCTTCGAGGAGGCAAACAGCATCGCCCACGGGATGGACGCCTACGACATCGGCCGCCCCCTGACCCACGACCTCCTGCTCGACGTGATGGAAGAACTCGGCGGGCGCGTCGAGCGCGTCGAGATTAGCGAAATCAGCGACGAGGGGACCTATGTCGCCGACCTCCACGTCCAAGGACCCCGGAAATCGCTCGTCGTCGACGCCCGCCCCAGCGACTCGCTCGCGCTTGCGGCCCGGACGAACGCGCCCATCGAGGTCGCAAGCGAGGTCTTCGAACAGGGCCGCCAGAACGCCGAGCAGTTCGAGGAGCTCGCCGACATCCGCGAGGTGGGCGAACTCATGGGGGAGGAGCCGTGA
- the hisE gene encoding phosphoribosyl-ATP diphosphatase produces the protein MSDEIIDELFAVIEDRKETLPEDSYTASLFTHEKGENRVLEKLGEEATEVILAAKDDDSEEIAAESADLLYHLLVLFSMQEMEPDDLRRELEKRR, from the coding sequence GTGAGCGACGAGATCATCGACGAGCTGTTCGCGGTCATCGAGGACCGAAAGGAGACCCTGCCCGAGGACTCCTACACCGCCTCGCTGTTCACCCACGAGAAGGGCGAGAACAGGGTACTCGAAAAACTCGGTGAGGAGGCCACCGAAGTGATCCTTGCGGCCAAGGACGACGACTCCGAGGAGATCGCCGCCGAATCCGCGGACCTCCTCTACCATCTGCTCGTGCTGTTCTCGATGCAGGAGATGGAGCCCGACGATCTGCGCCGCGAGCTGGAGAAACGCCGTTAA
- a CDS encoding ASCH domain-containing protein has protein sequence MGEIDPDSLLPNDHVKTAVNEGEVTQLSRGASNRYAEEGDTFELDGETFEVVGVEERTLGELTDGDARREGSADLESYRERMNRVHGGNFEWDEDSGIVSYRFERR, from the coding sequence ATGGGCGAAATCGACCCCGACAGCCTGCTACCGAACGATCACGTGAAGACGGCCGTCAACGAGGGCGAGGTGACACAGCTCAGCCGCGGGGCGTCGAACCGCTACGCCGAGGAGGGCGATACCTTCGAACTGGACGGGGAGACGTTCGAGGTCGTCGGCGTCGAGGAACGAACGCTGGGCGAACTGACCGACGGGGACGCCCGCCGTGAAGGCTCGGCGGACCTCGAATCGTACAGAGAGCGGATGAACAGGGTCCACGGCGGGAACTTCGAGTGGGACGAGGACAGCGGGATCGTCAGCTATCGCTTCGAGCGCCGTTAA
- a CDS encoding DUF5518 domain-containing protein, producing the protein MTNWQAVGYGFVVTLLVGVVGLAVPGLGQLTAGLIGGFVAGYVAGGGVVRGFWHGLLAGSVGGLIVGLLLWVAIALVGLAGGPVGGAAGGLAGFGVFTIAAMIALVMAAESAVAGAIGAVLKN; encoded by the coding sequence ATGACGAACTGGCAGGCGGTCGGCTACGGCTTCGTCGTGACGCTGCTCGTGGGTGTGGTCGGGCTCGCGGTCCCCGGATTGGGCCAGCTCACCGCCGGCCTGATCGGCGGGTTCGTCGCGGGCTACGTCGCCGGCGGCGGGGTCGTCCGCGGGTTCTGGCACGGCCTGCTCGCGGGGAGCGTCGGCGGGCTGATCGTCGGCCTGCTGCTCTGGGTCGCGATCGCGCTCGTCGGGCTCGCGGGCGGGCCCGTCGGCGGGGCCGCGGGCGGGCTGGCCGGCTTTGGCGTCTTCACGATCGCGGCGATGATCGCGCTGGTGATGGCCGCCGAGAGTGCCGTCGCCGGTGCGATCGGGGCGGTGTTGAAGAACTAA
- a CDS encoding NOG1 family protein → MIFEDLPTTPRSEELIDKAFSRAARSGRSKSGAEAQQSMLQTASNILSDNLENVVTAWPDFDTVDPFYYELADAIVDVDELRQSLSEVGWASRKTKEIGREYQGRLRADAELARKHRKQAFARLASVVEEVEDDLLMIGEARNQLRDLPEIDPDSPAIVVAGYPNVGKSTFVNNVTNARHETATYPFTTKGIGVGHLTRDHIRYQLVDTPGVLDRPPEERNEIESQAVSALTHLADCVLVFVDASAACGYPLEAQLALRDEITSTFDVPVYTVCSKADRSRDIEADFYLSVEEGEGIEELLDGAIEAVGYEPELPFE, encoded by the coding sequence ATGATTTTCGAGGACCTCCCGACGACCCCGCGATCGGAGGAACTCATCGACAAGGCGTTCTCGCGGGCGGCCCGTTCCGGCCGGTCGAAAAGCGGCGCGGAGGCCCAGCAGTCGATGCTACAGACGGCGTCGAACATCCTCTCCGATAACTTAGAAAACGTCGTCACCGCCTGGCCCGACTTCGATACGGTCGACCCGTTCTACTACGAACTCGCCGACGCGATCGTCGACGTGGACGAGCTCCGACAGAGCCTCTCGGAGGTGGGGTGGGCGAGCCGCAAGACCAAGGAGATCGGTCGTGAGTACCAGGGTCGGCTCCGAGCCGACGCCGAGCTGGCGCGAAAACACAGAAAGCAGGCCTTTGCCCGGCTCGCGAGCGTCGTCGAGGAGGTCGAAGACGACCTCCTGATGATCGGTGAGGCCCGCAACCAGCTCCGTGACCTCCCCGAAATCGACCCCGACTCGCCGGCGATCGTCGTCGCGGGCTACCCGAACGTCGGCAAATCCACGTTCGTCAACAACGTAACCAACGCCCGCCACGAGACCGCGACCTATCCCTTTACGACCAAGGGGATCGGCGTCGGCCACCTCACGCGTGATCACATCCGGTACCAGCTCGTCGATACCCCTGGCGTGCTCGACCGACCTCCCGAGGAGCGAAACGAGATCGAATCCCAAGCGGTCAGCGCCCTGACACATCTGGCCGACTGCGTCCTCGTCTTCGTCGATGCGAGTGCGGCCTGTGGCTACCCGCTGGAGGCACAACTCGCACTCCGCGATGAGATCACTTCGACGTTCGACGTCCCCGTCTATACGGTCTGTAGCAAGGCCGACCGCTCGCGGGACATCGAGGCGGATTTCTACCTGAGCGTCGAGGAAGGCGAGGGGATCGAGGAACTGCTCGACGGAGCGATCGAGGCGGTCGGCTACGAGCCCGAACTCCCCTTCGAGTAG
- a CDS encoding DUF389 domain-containing protein — MRQVRILVDEDDRETIVDVLEDKDVDYVISGENATGDAVLIEFPLPTDAVGDVLGSLDEAGYDDTYTVISQVESAQTPHAETLMDRYASDFDPLTTRELRSKASDMSNDWQSFLALMVLAAWIATAGLLTDSPAVVVGSMVIAPIVGPALTASVGAVTGDREMLGASIRLQAVGLAAAIVGAAGLAAVVRWGMFAQPDLALGSIELIGVRTAPTLLALVAGTAAGAAAAFGLTTKGPMSLIGVMIAAALIPTAAATGIAIAWRDPVIAAGTALLLVITLVAINLAGMVVLLVLGYRPARSLLEGSWTSAKTLLAIVLLVSVIGLAGVATAGQMGHERTVNQAVHAELGEYENVTAVTVRSEYGDLSALTGPETVTVVASYDGEGDPPGGVATGIETRLDDRTDRPVTVRVRFQEYQTAS; from the coding sequence GTGCGCCAGGTTCGGATTCTCGTCGACGAGGACGACCGTGAGACGATCGTGGACGTCCTTGAGGACAAGGACGTCGACTACGTCATCAGCGGCGAGAACGCCACTGGCGATGCCGTCCTGATCGAGTTTCCCCTACCGACCGACGCGGTCGGCGACGTACTCGGTTCGCTCGACGAGGCGGGCTATGACGACACCTACACGGTGATCAGTCAGGTCGAGAGCGCACAGACCCCCCACGCCGAGACGCTGATGGACCGGTACGCGAGCGACTTCGACCCGCTCACGACGCGGGAGCTACGCTCGAAGGCCAGCGACATGAGCAACGACTGGCAGTCGTTCCTCGCGTTGATGGTGCTTGCGGCGTGGATCGCGACCGCTGGCCTGCTCACCGACTCGCCGGCGGTGGTCGTCGGTTCGATGGTGATCGCGCCGATCGTCGGTCCGGCACTGACTGCCAGCGTCGGTGCCGTCACTGGCGACCGCGAGATGCTCGGCGCGAGCATCCGGCTGCAGGCCGTCGGGCTCGCGGCCGCGATCGTCGGCGCGGCCGGGCTCGCGGCCGTCGTCCGCTGGGGGATGTTCGCCCAACCGGACCTCGCGTTGGGTTCGATCGAACTCATCGGGGTACGGACGGCCCCGACCCTGTTGGCGCTGGTCGCCGGGACGGCAGCGGGGGCGGCCGCCGCCTTCGGGTTGACGACGAAGGGGCCGATGTCGCTGATCGGCGTGATGATCGCCGCGGCGCTGATCCCGACCGCCGCCGCGACCGGGATCGCCATCGCGTGGCGCGACCCCGTGATCGCGGCGGGCACGGCCCTGTTGCTCGTGATCACGCTCGTTGCGATCAACCTCGCGGGGATGGTCGTCCTGCTCGTGCTCGGCTATCGCCCCGCTCGCTCCCTTCTGGAAGGATCGTGGACGTCGGCGAAGACCCTCCTCGCGATCGTTCTACTCGTCTCCGTTATCGGGCTGGCGGGCGTCGCGACCGCCGGTCAGATGGGCCACGAGCGAACGGTGAACCAGGCCGTCCACGCGGAACTCGGAGAGTACGAGAACGTAACGGCCGTCACCGTCCGTAGCGAGTACGGCGATCTCTCCGCGCTCACCGGTCCCGAGACGGTGACCGTCGTCGCGAGCTACGACGGCGAGGGTGATCCGCCCGGAGGGGTGGCCACCGGCATCGAGACGCGACTCGACGACCGAACCGATCGCCCGGTCACCGTCCGAGTGCGCTTCCAGGAGTACCAGACCGCCTCCTGA